The DNA sequence TTGTCGCCGAACCGCAACACCGCGCAATCATCGCCGATGCCTTCGATGACAAGCGGCGACGTGGGTAAGAACCGTTCGAGCCGGTCGATCAGGCCAAATTCACCGATATCGCGCAGCGTCTGCATTCCCTAACAACCTTCAATCTCGCGCCACGCGCTTGGGATGGCAAGCAACAGATCGCGCGCGATCATACCGCGCTGCGACGCGCACTTGGCCGCGATGTCCCCGGCCAGACCGTGCACGTATGTGCCGGCGCAAGCAGCGTCCATCGGAGACATGCCTTGCGCCATCAGCCCGCCGATCAGTCCCGACACGATGTCGCCGGTGCCGCCGGTCGCCATACCTACATTGCCCGTGGGATTTACCATGCATTTGCCGTCCGGTCCGGCGATAACCGTGTTGTGTCCCTTTAAGACCACGACACATTTCTGGCGCGCTGCGAATTGCGTCGCGACGACGACTCGGTCGCGCTGCACGTGCTCCACAGTTATTCCCGCCAGCCGAGCCATTTCGCCCGGGTGAGGCGTCACGACGACGGGGGCGGCCGCCGTTGCGATGACGCCCGGATTGATGCTGATTGAGTTTAGCCCGTCGGCGTCTATTACAAGCGGCGTTTTGCACTGCCGTACAAACTCGAGGACAAACCGCCGCGTTTCGTCGTGCGTGGAGATGCCGGGACCGAGTACGACGGCCTGTTTGGACTCGGCCGCCGCGAGCGCGGGCGCGCTCGCCTCGGTGGAGAACGA is a window from the Candidatus Hydrogenedentota bacterium genome containing:
- a CDS encoding NAD(P)H-hydrate dehydratase; its protein translation is MSNMLSHQSVRGLLPSRPVDGHKGTFGHALILAGSRGFTGAAKLAAEGAGRAGAGLVTIGIPQPLAPLVVPGLLEFMWLALPATRFDSFSTEASAPALAAAESKQAVVLGPGISTHDETRRFVLEFVRQCKTPLVIDADGLNSISINPGVIATAAAPVVVTPHPGEMARLAGITVEHVQRDRVVVATQFAARQKCVVVLKGHNTVIAGPDGKCMVNPTGNVGMATGGTGDIVSGLIGGLMAQGMSPMDAACAGTYVHGLAGDIAAKCASQRGMIARDLLLAIPSAWREIEGC